Part of the Flagellimonas eckloniae genome, CCAAGGTCTATTCTACTATACTCGGGGTTTTTAATGGAATAATAAACTTCAAATTCTTCCCCTACGCATCCCTTTTTTCCATTATCACAACTGAAAGGACTAATGCCTACTTGACCGGCATATAGTTCTCCATTGACATAATATTCGTACCTAACTCCAAAGCTAGCTCTACCATGTTTTAAAAATTTTGTTATTCTTCCAGTGATTTGACCCTCATTTAGTTTTATATCTTTTTGCTTATAATATTGAAAAACAATACCTCCCAAAATAACTACAACTATAATGGCTAAAAATATCCTACCCCTATACTCTTCATCCTTTAATTTGTCAATTCCCGATAATTTCATTTCCTAATAATTTAGTTCCTGTCTGCCCTGCTAAAATAAAGCTATTTCTCATTACCTGTATAGATCCATTATTTCCTAGTAAACTAGAAGTACCTTGCAAATTACTATGAATACTGCTATTAGCTCTACCCACAGTGAAATTCACGGCCGCTGCTTCATATGTAAAAATATCAAAGCCTTCATTAATGGAATACTCATATGCGCTTCCAATAAACTCAGAACCTAAATTTGATGCGGGGACGGACGCGGCAATTCCAATCAAATTCACCTCATACGGATTAAAATTATTCGCTAAAAGCTCAGTACCTGTTTCAAACAAAACTCTTTGACCAAAACCTTTTGTAGAAAAAGAAAACAGCCCCCTTTTTGCTAATGCGGAAAGCCCTCCTCTTGTTATCAAACTAGCACTAAGGGTACCACTTGTCGTTGCCAAACCTAACCCTCCAGTTCCAACAGTAAGCGCAACTCCATTCGCCTTTTGAAGAAATTCTTCTCTTCTTTTCAAATCGGATGTCAAAGCATTCAATACATCTTGCTGTTTATTTAATTGGTCAAGATAACTGTAATCAGGACCTTCCTTGGAATCGATTCCTTGTAAAAAATTGGATAAATCATTGAAAAGGCTATTAAAAAAAGGTAGGAGTCCTGGGGGGTCATTGTCTTTACAATTACAATCTTGTCCACCATCAGGGTCGATTCGACTTATAGGGTTATTCCCCATCCCCAAATACGGGTTATTGTACTGCCCAAACGGATCAGTTGTGAGCCACCTACCGATTCTAGAGTCCCAGAGCCTTAACTGAAAAGCTTCTTTCCCCGTCTCTGGGTCCTTTTCCTGCCCTTGGAAGGCATATCTATAACCCTCTGCACCCAAAAGTGAGCGTCCTGGCATTGGCATGCCAAAGGGATAGTAGTCCGTAAAGCCCTCTTCCTGCGCTGTTGTGCCGTTTTTGGTAAACACCGCCCGTACATTGCCCAGGTGGTCTGTGAGTTCGTAAACGTATAATCTGTTCTCGACTGCGCTCGAACTGACATACGAGACACCTATACGACCACCACCATAAATGGGCTGTTCCGCCAAGGCCATACTACCACCGGTATTGTTATAAATGGCCAGTACCTGCCCGGCCACATCACGTACATAATAGGTGCTGTACTGCAAGGCCCCATTGGTATAGGTTTCCTTTTTTATCCTATGGTTTCTATCGTTGTAAAAGAACTTCACCGCTGGCTGGCCTCCTTGTTGTACCTCGGTCACCAAGCCACTGGCATTGTAAAGATAATCAATATCTTCGGTATTGTTGCGCACCAATTGCCCAATGGCATTGTACACGTAGTTGTCCCCATCTTGATCATCAATATCATCCGCATCTGGGGCATCACCCACGGCATCGTCTACCCGCAATAGTTGGTTGGGGCCATCCTGTGGGTTACTTTTGTAGGTATAATCCAAATCGTCCATGGCATTGGTGCCTGTTTGTGAGCCTTTATTACGGGACAGGCTTTGTATGTTACCATTGGCATCGTAGGTAATATTGCTTACATCATAGTCATTCGCCCCATAGACTATAGTGGTGCTGCCGGTGTCTATAAACACACTTACCTCACTACCATTTTGTGCTTCAAAACCCGGTAAAAGCGTTACGGACTGGCCCGCCTTAAGCTCCAGAACCTCCCCGCTTGCAACCACATCGGTACTGGTCACGTTGGCCTGGGGACTGCCCGTTGCCGTTCCAGAGGCCTCAAAATCTGCCCCGGTCATCCAGTAGTTCTTATCATAGGTATAGCTATAGCGATGTTCGCCTCCTATTATGGGTTGATAGGCATTGTTCCAGCGCGTGCTCTTTATATTGCCATTAAACTGATCCGTACCTCCGGCATTGGTGGTCACCGGGGTTGGGGTATTGGTCCGTTTGTAATCGTTGTTGTGGTAATCCAGGGCCATTCCAAAAAGGTCGTTGGTATCGCCCCCTGGGTCGTTGGTGGGGTCTAGCGTAGGGTGGTTAATGGCCTTTAGCTGGCCCGCCAAGTTATAGACATAATCTATTCCCTGTACCCCTTCTGCCAGTTCTGTACGCCTTAGACTGCCATCCTCATGATAAAAATAACGCGCGTGTTCTTCGTATGTGCTATTATCTGGTGAAGTTTCCACCAAAGTTAATTGGTAGGCAGCATCATAGGTGTATCGATGTACAAACTGATCGGTTTGATCCTTTTGATAGAGGACTTTGGTAACAAGACCGGAAACGGGGTCGTATTCATAGTCTATGGTCTTTGCACCCAGACCTGTAATATTTTGGGCCACCCATTGTACCCGGCCATAAATGTCGTAGCTATAATAGGTGCTACTGTTATCGTTTGATGTTTTGGCCACATTGCCCGATAAAAAAGCGGGGGAATGATACGCGACCGGTAGGCCCAAAATACCTGAAAGTTCAGAGGTATCGACAAAATCATATTGTGTTTGGATCACCCCACGTTGAGAATACGGATCGGTACTTGATGCATCTGCATCTACATAGTACAAAGAGGCAGAAATTTCCCCTGATTCCACAGGTCTTGCCTGCGCATCATAGTCAGTATAGGAAATCCATCCGTTGGCAAGGGGGCTGTAGGGGTCATTACCAAACTCCAGTTGCTTGCTGTTTTGCGAAAAACGTATCTGACCATCTTCCCTATACTCAAACCAAGCGGTACCTTCATCTGGGCTAGTGGTCTTGATCAACTGTCCCAATGTGTTGTACTCGTAGGTGGTCACTGGTTTTTCCGCTTTGGTATTGCCAAGGGGCTGGTACGAAGCCACCAATCTATTGGCTGTATCATATTCGTTAAGGCTATAGTCATAATAATTCACTTGATGGCTTACCGTATAGGGAGTTGCAGGTTCTTTTACCGTAAAGGCCACTCTATAAAAACCTGCTGGTAATGTGCTTGTTCCAAAGACCTGTTCTTCTGAGGTGAGGTCATAGATTTGATAGGATTGACCATCCAGTGGTCCACCGCCACCCAAGGTAATTCCGGTACACCCTTGGGGAATATGAATATCCACATAGCCTTGGGAGCCAACCTCTAAAGTAACCCCATATTGTAACTGAGCAGGGTTTTCCTCATTGCCACTGCGTGCGGCGGCCAACACCCTACCATCCGTATCCCTAAAGACCACGGTTTCTATCCCATGGACATCTCGGTTTACGGTCTTGATAATTCGCCTGCTCGAATAGGCAATATCGTTAAAGGCCGAGCTATGGGCGAGTTCGCCCCCGGAAGACATCGTAAAAGCATAGGTCTTTGCCCATTCTTCGGTTCCGGTTTGATCAATTTTATTGCCCCCAAAGGCCGTTAGTACTCCACCTGGATTTAAGGTGCTGTATACCGTACGCGAAAAAGGATAGTCGGTTTGATCTTGGTACGGATTATCTGTATTGTCCTCGCTGTAATACCAGCCCAAAGTGTTCTCTAAATTGGCCACCGTTGATGGATTCAAAGGGTCTTGATAATCGGTAAGGGTGTAGGGCACATTGACCGCCTGCATCACAAAATCTTCCTTAAAATTGAACTGGCTTCCAGAGGTAATTGGAGACGAAAGGGTCTGCAGGGCGGACCGATCAAAGGCATCGCGCAACACTGCGGAAGCCCAGGTCTCATCTGTTCTTATGTTCCAGCTTTGGGTCTGCTCCAACAGCCCAAGACCATCATAGAATTGTTTGCCCGCCGCTATCTGGTTTCCTGTAAGGTCGTAGGAACGGCTAGTCACCGTATTATGGGTGTCCTCCAATAGAGTAGATACAGTAACTTCTATGGGCCTTCGAGTAAGGGTAAGTCCTGTGACAATATCGCTTGTTACCTCGCAATGGTATATACCCGCGTCGGCCAAGGTAGCATTTTGAATGAGGTAGGTAGCACTGTCCGGTGCCCCGGCAATTGGGGTGCCATCTTTAAACCATTGGTAGTGATTTGCCGAACCGGTAACATCTGTAGTCAGCACCAAACTTTCCTCTACGCAGACGACATGGGTTTCTTCCTCATTGACTTCGGCTTGGGGGGAATAAGAATAGGAACCTATCGTGCCTAAATAAGATATATGTTGATTTTCAAAATCCCCAAAAACCAATGAATTATTGCAAATTCCCAATGTTAACCTTACAATTCCAATGAAATTTGGCAAGGGTCCAGATAGCTGATTATTGGACAAGTCTAGAATGTCCAGATTACTTAGTTGATTTAGGGTAGAGGGGATTTGGCCTTGTAGATTATTATTATCTAATCCTAGTTCTATTAAATTGGAAAGATTACCTAATTCTGCTGGAATATTTCCAGAGAATTGATTATCATTTAGTTTCATGCGCTCCAAATTATTTAATTGACCCAGTTCAATCGGAATAGTCCCTGTTAGCTGATTGTTATAAAGATGTAATTGGGTCAAATTACCAAGTTGGCCAAGTTCGGCAGGAATAGCACCTGTTAGCTGATTGTTATAAAGATATAATTGGGTCAAATTACCAAGTTGGCCAAGTTCAGCAGGAATATTCCCAGATAAGTTATTATTATCTATACTAAGACCGGTTAGACTTGATAAATTTCCTAATGTACTTGGAATATTTCCAGTTAAGTTGTTATCGTTCAAAATGAGCAAGGAAAGACTTGGAAAATTACCAAGTGTAGATGGGATTGAACCTGTTAAAATGTTTTCATTTAATGCGAGTGTTTTAAGGTTTATCAAGTTACCTATAGAGCTCGGAATGTTGCTTGACAAATTGTTTCTTGAAAGTATAAGAAATTCCAAAGATGTTAAATTTCCAAGAGATGCCGGAATACTACCGGCAATCTGGTTATTACGAAGATCGAGGCCTCTCAGATTTGTTAATTGACCCAGTTCAGTTGTCAGGGTTCCGGATAAATTATTGTCCAATAGATATAATCGGATCACTTCCCCATTTTCGACCGTTACCCCATACCAATCACAAGGTTCGTCGTTAACAATATCCCAGGTATTGGTCCAATTGGCCCCGTTGGTGCTATTGTAAAGGTCCAAAAGTGCTTGTTTTTCAGCAGCGGATACCCCACAAGTGGGGGCGGTTACGCTTAGGGTAATATTATTTCTGGTTAATTGTAAACCACTTGCACTAGTGACCACACTGTTAAGTGCTCTAAAATAATAAACCCCAGCATCAGTTGCGGTTGCATTGGAGATAACATAATCTTTACTAGTGGCTCCTGCAATGGCCACCCCATCCTTATACCATTGGTAACTATTGTTAACGCTGGTAAGATCATTGGAGGTTAAGGTAATGGAGCCATTTTCAACTACAGTCATTGTTTCTTCTTCATCAACCTTTGCTTGTGGGCCGTATATAAAAGTTGGAATAGAAATTAATGTGTTAAATGAGTCTTCTAAATTGCTAAATATAAATTCATTGTCTTGAATGTTAACCGTTATAATTCCAGGGGTGTTTACTAAATTCATGGCAAAATTACCTGTTAACTTATTCTCGTCCAAGTAAAGGCTTACAAGGCTTGAAAGATTGGTGAGTTCCACAGGTACTTCCCCGCTAAGTGAATTTCGGGTTAAAGTAAGGCTTGCCAAGTTTGCCAGATTTCCAAGTTCTTTAGGGATGGGACCAATAAGATTATTAGCGCTAAAAGTGAGAAAGGTTAAATTAGAAAGATTCCCAACTTCCTCAGGGATTTCTCCACTAAGGTTATTGCTAGACATCAGTAGGTGGGTTAAGTTTGTAAGGTTTCCAATTGTGGCTCCAATAATACCATCTAGCTGATTGTTATTTAAACTTAACATAGTTACATTCCCATTTTCGACCGTCACCCCATACCAATCACAGGGCTCGTCGTTAACAATGTCCCAGGTATTGGTCCAGTTGGCCCCGTTGGTACTGTTGTAAAGATCCAAAAGTGCCTGTTTTTCCGCTGCGGAGACCCCACAAGTGGGAGCGGTTACGCTTAGGGTAATATCGTTTCGGGTCAGGGTGAGCCCCGTGACCACGGAGTTGGTGGCCTCAAAATGATACACCCCAGCATCCGTTGCTGTTGCATTAGAAATCACATAGTCCTTACTGGTTGCACCGGAAATGGCTACTCCGTCCTTATACCATTGGTAGCTATTGTTGGTACTGGTAAGGGCTGTGCTGGTCAGTGTAATGCTGCCATTTTCTGCTACCGAAAGCGTTTCTTCTTGGTCTACCTTGGCTTGGGGTGAATAGTTGTAAATAGATAAATTGGAAAAATAGGTTGGATGTTCGGCTTCAAAATTGGAAAAGAGAAAGGCATTGATGTCTATTTCTAATCTATTTAGGGAACTGCCTGTGAAATTAGGAACATTGCCACTAAGCAAGTTATTTCCCAATATCAGAAACGTTAAATTATTCAATTGGGAAAGCCCTGAAGGAATGGTTCCTGAAAGTTGGTTTCCTGATAATCGAAGTAAAAAAAGATTTGATAGTTGGGATAGTTCTGTTGGGATGGTTCCGGTAAGTTGGTTGTTGGCCAAATCCAAATTTGCAAGGTTGGATAATTGGCCCAAAGCGGTAGGGATTCCACCGGAAAACATATTGTCATATAGATAAAGGTTTACCAATCCAGTCAGTAATGACAGGTTTGAGGGGATTGCCCCTGTGAAACTATTGTCCCATAATGATAACAAGTCCAAATTGGTGAGTTGTCCAATTTCCGTGGGTAAACTACCGGATAATTGATTGCGGCTGAAGGTCAATTTTTCCAGATTTGTGAGCAAACCAATTGAGGTTGGGATTGTCCCTGACAATTGATTATCATCAAAATCTATTCTGGTCAGCCCACTAAGGTCATCAATACTTTGTGGG contains:
- a CDS encoding leucine-rich repeat domain-containing protein, whose product is MGKLKFLLIGLAAHMVLNVTHAQDVSSAERQALIDLYNSTNGASWANNTNWNTSSVVSTWYGVTVVNDVVTELDLSSNLLSGTIPQSIDDLSGLTRIDFDDNQLSGTIPTSIGLLTNLEKLTFSRNQLSGSLPTEIGQLTNLDLLSLWDNSFTGAIPSNLSLLTGLVNLYLYDNMFSGGIPTALGQLSNLANLDLANNQLTGTIPTELSQLSNLFLLRLSGNQLSGTIPSGLSQLNNLTFLILGNNLLSGNVPNFTGSSLNRLEIDINAFLFSNFEAEHPTYFSNLSIYNYSPQAKVDQEETLSVAENGSITLTSTALTSTNNSYQWYKDGVAISGATSKDYVISNATATDAGVYHFEATNSVVTGLTLTRNDITLSVTAPTCGVSAAEKQALLDLYNSTNGANWTNTWDIVNDEPCDWYGVTVENGNVTMLSLNNNQLDGIIGATIGNLTNLTHLLMSSNNLSGEIPEEVGNLSNLTFLTFSANNLIGPIPKELGNLANLASLTLTRNSLSGEVPVELTNLSSLVSLYLDENKLTGNFAMNLVNTPGIITVNIQDNEFIFSNLEDSFNTLISIPTFIYGPQAKVDEEETMTVVENGSITLTSNDLTSVNNSYQWYKDGVAIAGATSKDYVISNATATDAGVYYFRALNSVVTSASGLQLTRNNITLSVTAPTCGVSAAEKQALLDLYNSTNGANWTNTWDIVNDEPCDWYGVTVENGEVIRLYLLDNNLSGTLTTELGQLTNLRGLDLRNNQIAGSIPASLGNLTSLEFLILSRNNLSSNIPSSIGNLINLKTLALNENILTGSIPSTLGNFPSLSLLILNDNNLTGNIPSTLGNLSSLTGLSIDNNNLSGNIPAELGQLGNLTQLYLYNNQLTGAIPAELGQLGNLTQLHLYNNQLTGTIPIELGQLNNLERMKLNDNQFSGNIPAELGNLSNLIELGLDNNNLQGQIPSTLNQLSNLDILDLSNNQLSGPLPNFIGIVRLTLGICNNSLVFGDFENQHISYLGTIGSYSYSPQAEVNEEETHVVCVEESLVLTTDVTGSANHYQWFKDGTPIAGAPDSATYLIQNATLADAGIYHCEVTSDIVTGLTLTRRPIEVTVSTLLEDTHNTVTSRSYDLTGNQIAAGKQFYDGLGLLEQTQSWNIRTDETWASAVLRDAFDRSALQTLSSPITSGSQFNFKEDFVMQAVNVPYTLTDYQDPLNPSTVANLENTLGWYYSEDNTDNPYQDQTDYPFSRTVYSTLNPGGVLTAFGGNKIDQTGTEEWAKTYAFTMSSGGELAHSSAFNDIAYSSRRIIKTVNRDVHGIETVVFRDTDGRVLAAARSGNEENPAQLQYGVTLEVGSQGYVDIHIPQGCTGITLGGGGPLDGQSYQIYDLTSEEQVFGTSTLPAGFYRVAFTVKEPATPYTVSHQVNYYDYSLNEYDTANRLVASYQPLGNTKAEKPVTTYEYNTLGQLIKTTSPDEGTAWFEYREDGQIRFSQNSKQLEFGNDPYSPLANGWISYTDYDAQARPVESGEISASLYYVDADASSTDPYSQRGVIQTQYDFVDTSELSGILGLPVAYHSPAFLSGNVAKTSNDNSSTYYSYDIYGRVQWVAQNITGLGAKTIDYEYDPVSGLVTKVLYQKDQTDQFVHRYTYDAAYQLTLVETSPDNSTYEEHARYFYHEDGSLRRTELAEGVQGIDYVYNLAGQLKAINHPTLDPTNDPGGDTNDLFGMALDYHNNDYKRTNTPTPVTTNAGGTDQFNGNIKSTRWNNAYQPIIGGEHRYSYTYDKNYWMTGADFEASGTATGSPQANVTSTDVVASGEVLELKAGQSVTLLPGFEAQNGSEVSVFIDTGSTTIVYGANDYDVSNITYDANGNIQSLSRNKGSQTGTNAMDDLDYTYKSNPQDGPNQLLRVDDAVGDAPDADDIDDQDGDNYVYNAIGQLVRNNTEDIDYLYNASGLVTEVQQGGQPAVKFFYNDRNHRIKKETYTNGALQYSTYYVRDVAGQVLAIYNNTGGSMALAEQPIYGGGRIGVSYVSSSAVENRLYVYELTDHLGNVRAVFTKNGTTAQEEGFTDYYPFGMPMPGRSLLGAEGYRYAFQGQEKDPETGKEAFQLRLWDSRIGRWLTTDPFGQYNNPYLGMGNNPISRIDPDGGQDCNCKDNDPPGLLPFFNSLFNDLSNFLQGIDSKEGPDYSYLDQLNKQQDVLNALTSDLKRREEFLQKANGVALTVGTGGLGLATTSGTLSASLITRGGLSALAKRGLFSFSTKGFGQRVLFETGTELLANNFNPYEVNLIGIAASVPASNLGSEFIGSAYEYSINEGFDIFTYEAAAVNFTVGRANSSIHSNLQGTSSLLGNNGSIQVMRNSFILAGQTGTKLLGNEIIGN